A genomic region of Microlunatus sagamiharensis contains the following coding sequences:
- a CDS encoding phospholipase D-like domain-containing protein, translated as MRFRRPTVGSVVRRAALAVAAVQGATMLTLVAVDQYRKRGRPPVHFPRVPPRSITSGGSEVTVYTYGEDLYRDMLDAISQARSRVFFETFIWKGDAIGQAFKDALVAAADRGVKVYVTYDHFANLVVRPSFYRLPRNVAVRRHPLIASPFRPLRNSGRDHRKILVVDDAVGFVGGYNIGSLYATDWRDTHARLTGDAVWDLQNAFTDYWNLYASARRASLPDLGGHSWHADLRVHRNIPRNLVYPIRAMYLEAIDRASHHIYLTHAYLIPDADMLRALIRAARRGVDVRIIIPAESNHVVADWVSRGFYGVLLRGGVRLFLYQNAMVHAKTATVDGQWSTIGTANLDRLSLHGNYEINAEIYNEAVARQMETIFEVDSSNTVELTWERWRARHPLAKVSEAVLSPFRPLL; from the coding sequence ATGCGGTTCAGACGTCCCACGGTCGGTTCCGTGGTGCGTCGCGCGGCCCTCGCCGTGGCCGCCGTGCAGGGCGCCACGATGCTCACGCTCGTCGCCGTGGACCAGTACCGCAAGCGCGGCCGCCCGCCCGTCCACTTCCCCCGGGTGCCGCCACGCTCCATCACCTCGGGCGGCTCGGAGGTGACGGTCTACACCTACGGCGAGGACCTCTACCGCGACATGCTCGACGCCATCTCCCAGGCGCGCTCGCGGGTCTTCTTCGAGACGTTCATCTGGAAGGGCGACGCCATCGGGCAGGCGTTCAAGGACGCGCTCGTCGCGGCCGCCGACCGCGGCGTGAAGGTCTACGTGACCTACGACCACTTCGCCAACCTCGTGGTCCGGCCCAGCTTCTACCGGCTGCCCCGCAACGTCGCCGTGCGCCGGCACCCGCTCATCGCCTCGCCGTTCCGGCCGCTGCGCAACAGCGGCCGCGACCACCGCAAGATCCTCGTCGTCGACGACGCGGTCGGCTTCGTCGGCGGCTACAACATCGGCAGCCTCTACGCCACCGACTGGCGCGACACCCACGCGAGGCTGACCGGCGACGCGGTCTGGGACCTGCAGAACGCCTTCACCGACTACTGGAACCTGTACGCCTCCGCGCGCCGCGCCTCGCTGCCCGACCTCGGCGGCCACAGCTGGCACGCCGACCTGCGCGTGCACCGCAACATCCCGCGCAACCTCGTCTACCCCATCCGGGCGATGTACCTGGAGGCGATCGACCGAGCCTCGCACCACATCTACCTGACCCACGCCTACCTGATCCCCGACGCCGACATGCTCCGCGCCCTCATCCGCGCGGCGCGGCGCGGGGTCGACGTGCGGATCATCATCCCGGCCGAGTCCAACCACGTCGTCGCCGACTGGGTCTCGCGCGGCTTCTACGGCGTGCTGCTGCGCGGCGGCGTCCGGCTCTTCCTCTACCAGAACGCCATGGTCCACGCGAAGACCGCGACCGTCGACGGGCAGTGGTCCACGATCGGCACGGCCAACCTCGACCGGCTGAGCCTGCACGGCAACTACGAGATCAACGCCGAGATCTACAACGAGGCGGTGGCGCGGCAGATGGAGACGATCTTCGAGGTCGACTCCAGCAACACCGTCGAGCTCACCTGGGAGCGCTGGCGCGCCCGCCACCCGCTCGCGAAGGTGAGCGAGGCGGTGCTGTCCCCGTTCCGGCCCCTCCTCTAG